TTTACCAGCTAAAGCAGGGGATGATCTGCGCCTCAAAGAAAGGGAAGGGGAAGCAGGGGAAGTAGGGGAAGCAGGGGAGGAAAATTAAAAGTCAAAAGTCAAAAGTCAAAATTAAAGAACTTATGCCTTCTGACTCCTGCCTTATGCCTTCTGCCTCCTGCCTTATGCCTTCTGAACTTATTCTATTTGGAATGTGTTAACTATGTACGAAAAGATTACCCCCCCGACGACTGGCGAAAAAATTACCTTCAAAAATGGTGAACCTGTTGTTCCAGCAAATCCCATTATCCCCTTTATTCGCGGTGATGGAACAGGTATAGATATTTGGCCTGCAACTGAAAAAGTGCTTGATGCTGCGGTTGCTAAGGCATACAAAGGTACAAGAAAAATTAGCTGGTTTAAGGTTTATGCTGGTGATGAAGCCTGTGATTTATATGGAACATACCAGTATTTACCCCAAGATACTCTCACGGCTATTAAAGAATATGGCGTTGCTATTAAAGGTCCGCTAACTACACCCGTTGGTGGGGGGATTCGGTCTTTAAATGTGGCATTACGTCAAATTTTTGACCTTTACGCCTGTGTACGTCCTTGTCGTTATTACGCTGGTACGCCATCTCCACACAAAAATCCTGAAAAATTGGATGTAATTGTGTATCGGGAAAATACGGAAGATATTTATTTGGGGATTGAATGGAAACAGGGAAGTGAAATAGGCGATCGCCTTATTAAAATTCTCAACGAGGAACTGATTCCCGCTACCCCAGAACACGGTAAAAAGCAAATTCCCCTTGATGCTGGTATAGGAATTAAACCCATCAGTAAAACCGGTTCTCAGCGTTTAGTGAGACGTGCCATCAAACACGCTTTGACGTTGCCCAGAGAAAAACAACAAGTGACTTTGGTGCATAAAGGCAACATCATGAAATACACCGAAGGCGCTTTTAGAGATTGGGGTTATGAACTAGCAACCACCGAATTTCGGCAACAGTGCGTCACAGAAAGAGAATCTTGGATATTAGGAAATAAGGAGAAAAACGCCAACATTTCCTTAGAAGAAAACGCCCGCATGATTGATCCTGGTTTTGATGCTTTAACTCCAGAGAAAAAAGCGC
This genomic interval from Anabaena sphaerica FACHB-251 contains the following:
- a CDS encoding NADP-dependent isocitrate dehydrogenase, whose translation is MYEKITPPTTGEKITFKNGEPVVPANPIIPFIRGDGTGIDIWPATEKVLDAAVAKAYKGTRKISWFKVYAGDEACDLYGTYQYLPQDTLTAIKEYGVAIKGPLTTPVGGGIRSLNVALRQIFDLYACVRPCRYYAGTPSPHKNPEKLDVIVYRENTEDIYLGIEWKQGSEIGDRLIKILNEELIPATPEHGKKQIPLDAGIGIKPISKTGSQRLVRRAIKHALTLPREKQQVTLVHKGNIMKYTEGAFRDWGYELATTEFRQQCVTERESWILGNKEKNANISLEENARMIDPGFDALTPEKKAQIVKEVETVLNDIWASHGNGKWKEKIMVNDRIADSIFQQIQTRPDEYSILATMNLNGDYLSDAAAAIVGGLGMGPGANIGDSCAVFEATHGTAPKHAGLDKINPGSVILSGVMMLEFMGWQEAADLVKKGLSAAIANGQVTYDLARMIEPPVEPLKCSEFADAIIKYFG